The Esox lucius isolate fEsoLuc1 chromosome 5, fEsoLuc1.pri, whole genome shotgun sequence genome includes a region encoding these proteins:
- the pdap1a gene encoding pdgfa associated protein 1a isoform X2: protein MPRGGKKGHKGRGKQFSNPEEIDRQMKAQRELEANGGIEKEEEKSSGSDDSSSDEEDVNKKKSGVEGLIEIENPNRISQKSKKVTELDVNAPKELSRREREEIEKQKAKERYMKLHLEGKTDQARADLARLAIIKKQREDAQKKRDELRKEAEESKSKR from the exons ATGCCCAGAGGCG GTAAAAAAGGTCACAAGGGCCGGGGAAAGCAGTTCAGCAACCCAGAAGAGATTGACAGACAAATGAAAGCACAGAGAGAGTTG gaGGCGAATGGCGGAatagagaaggaggaggagaagtcATCAGGCTCTGACGACAGCAGTAGTGACGAGGAGGATGTT AACAAAAAGAAGAGTGGGGTGGAAGGCTTAATCGAGATTGAGAATCCCAACCGCATATCCCAGAAGAGTAAGAAGGTGACGGAACTAGATGTCAATGCACCCAAAGAGCTGTCACGCAGAGAGAG AGAGGAGATTGAGAAGCAGAAAGCGAAGGAGCGTTATATGAAGCTTCACCTGGAAGGGAAAACTGACCAAGCCCGAGCTGACCTCGCCAGGCTGGCCATTATCAAGAAGCAGAGAGAGGACGCACAAAAGAAGAGGGATGAGCTTAGAAAAG AGGCGGAAGAATCCAAGTCCAAGCGTTAG
- the cdc42ep1a gene encoding cdc42 effector protein 1 yields MNLGKIPGLKGLVTGSQGRRRFKGDLTLDMISPPLGDFRHTMHVGRGGDVFGDTSFLSNHGGSANGDADSVTSPDNKIGAFFSRTLRHVRKTPERPRGGSKDLSPPPPPISPIVKNAVSLPRLDVDSPNGCPVKNLFPASPTSLEETTYGYGLESGFITLPRLSRSAEHQSQQRGSTSCTLNTHGVSFTDILSSSTDPAPTSEPGNMTRSNSLNSMASFIFDLGPSLMSEVFGVIDSPSDHPEPIHSWEEEEPSGSAFGFATNEGSEMDSEMDATTASLVDSLLREDCSSSRKSPYGMEWEEEEEEARKNEVNGVEQHPKGAVPDLVMGSPSRQRPAMDSEKFLGATDVLGILYGVGGLLKGQQRMDLGEEVTMGQTTKKTPYVCITSDEEEEIKV; encoded by the exons ATGAACCTGGGAAAGATCCCTGGCCTGAAAGGCCTAGTGACTGGCTCTCAGGGCAGACGTCGTTTCAAAGGTGACCTCACCCTAGACATGATCAGCCCTCCCCTGGGCGACTTCCGGCACACCATGCACGTAGGCCGCGGCGGGGACGTGTTTGGGGACACCTCGTTCCTAAGCAACCATGGTGGGTCAGCCAATGGGGACGCTGACTCTGTCACAAGCCCTGATAACAAGATCGGAGCATTCTTCTCCCGGACCCTCCGGCATGTACGGAAAACGCCGGAGCGTCCACGGGGTGGATCCAAGGATCTGTCCCCGCCACCGCCTCCCATCTCCCCCATCGTTAAGAACGCAGTGTCCCTCCCTAGGTTAGATGTGGACTCACCGAACGGCTGCCCTGTTAAAAACCTCTTCCCCGCCTCTCCCACCTCCCTGGAGGAGACCACGTATGGTTATG GTCTGGAGTCGGGTTTCATCACTCTGCCTCGCCTGTCACGCTCAGCAGAGCATCAGTCACAGCAGAGAGGATCTACTTCCTGTACCCTGAACACCCACGGAGTTTCATTCACCGACATCTTGTCCTCTTCAACTGACCCCGCCCCGACCTCTGAGCCTGGTAACATGACCCGCTCCAACTCCCTGAACTCCATGGCCTCCTTCATCTTTGACCTGGGACCCTCCCTCATGAGTGAGGTTTTCGGCGTGATTGACAGCCCCAGCGACCACCCAGAGCCAATCCATTcctgggaggaggaggagccgaGTGGCTCCGCATTCGGGTTTGCGACCAATGAGGGCTCGGAGATGGACTCAGAGATGGATGCCACTACTGCTTCATTGGTGGATTCTCTGCTTCGAGAGGACTGTAGCAGTAGCAGGAAGAGTCCATATGGGATGGAGtgggaagaggaagaagaggaggctAGAAAAAATGAGGTGAATGGAGTTGAGCAGCATCCTAAAGGGGCAGTTCCGGATTTGGTGATGGGTTCTCCTTCTAGACAGAGGCCTGCTATGGATAGTGAGAAGTTCCTGGGTGCCACTGATGTGTTGGGGATACTCTATGGGGTTGGAGGGCTCCTAAAGGGGCAGCAGAGGATGGATCTGGGGGAAGAGGTGACCATGGGCCAGACCACGAAGAAAACACCCTACGTCTGCATTACATCCGATGAGGAGGAGGAAATTAAAGTTTGA
- the pdap1a gene encoding pdgfa associated protein 1a isoform X1, translating to MPRGGKKGHKGRGKQFSNPEEIDRQMKAQRELEANGGIEKEEEKSSGSDDSSSDEEDVNKKKSGVEGLIEIENPNRISQKSKKVTELDVNAPKELSRREREEIEKQKAKERYMKLHLEGKTDQARADLARLAIIKKQREDAQKKRDELRKEKEAEESKSKR from the exons ATGCCCAGAGGCG GTAAAAAAGGTCACAAGGGCCGGGGAAAGCAGTTCAGCAACCCAGAAGAGATTGACAGACAAATGAAAGCACAGAGAGAGTTG gaGGCGAATGGCGGAatagagaaggaggaggagaagtcATCAGGCTCTGACGACAGCAGTAGTGACGAGGAGGATGTT AACAAAAAGAAGAGTGGGGTGGAAGGCTTAATCGAGATTGAGAATCCCAACCGCATATCCCAGAAGAGTAAGAAGGTGACGGAACTAGATGTCAATGCACCCAAAGAGCTGTCACGCAGAGAGAG AGAGGAGATTGAGAAGCAGAAAGCGAAGGAGCGTTATATGAAGCTTCACCTGGAAGGGAAAACTGACCAAGCCCGAGCTGACCTCGCCAGGCTGGCCATTATCAAGAAGCAGAGAGAGGACGCACAAAAGAAGAGGGATGAGCTTAGAAAAG AAAAAGAGGCGGAAGAATCCAAGTCCAAGCGTTAG
- the sh3bp1 gene encoding SH3 domain-binding protein 1 encodes MLKSFNLLKQLGSVGKSQDATDLLTEDLVMVEQRVEPAKRAAQIIHKKLMACLQSQLGLDSEKRMKKLPLMLLSVSMAESFKDFDADSSIRKVLEMCCFMESHLASTLADFELKLEKEVLEPLNKLSEEDLPEILKNKKLFAKLTMDWHSARNRSLGSSGPQARQDGLREEVEEAWRRLESIKDQYSADLYHFATKEDDYANYFIRLLELQAEYHKNSHDFLERNISELKENHSQTESQEYSSNGKVYGEPLLSHLYNSSREIAVPIQECVHMLLHTGMREEGLFRLAAAASVVKKLKSSLDRGVVNHSEFTDPHAVAGALKSYLRELPEPLMTFDLYNDWFKAAGEKELEDKLTQFKAVLKKLPSENYNNLRYLVQFLSCLSEQQAVNRMSPSNIAIVLGPNLLWPRVEGEAALLDMASASSVQVVTVVEPLIQYSSSLFPEAVDFQVPELPGVPDLHLSTPECSETQKERLSSTTSSSSSCSSPCHPPLCKPSSSASQDSGPFIVKSGSVVRRTTTWENPASDLPGSNLTHLTPDLVRTQSLSSVTIPAVVHNPSQPPSLKQTPSPTLLHSPPLVSGCSPTQKPVPDPSSLEPILEAPPDSPRAVMKIDSPFKARRSFLQKKQPIQGKEQVVVAFFNPKVPPPPAPKEAAETQPQRPPKGLNLPPKKAPSRKGPIRPPKIPPPKPPVLESKQVTSIAQ; translated from the exons ATGCTGAAATCTTTCAACCTCTTGAAGCAGCTTGGATCTGTGGGGAA GTCGCAGGATGCCACTGACCTTCTCACAGAGGATCTGGTTATG GTGGAGCAGCGGGTGGAGCCAGCTAAGAGGGCAGCGCAGATTATCCACAAGAAACTGATGGCCTGTCTACAGAGTCAGCTAGGGCTGGACTCAGAGAAACGAATG aaaAAGCTCCCTCTAATGCTACTCTCTGTTAGCATGGCGGAGAGCTTTAAAGACTTCGACGCAGACTCTTCTATCAG GAAAGTGTTAGAGATGTGTTGCTTCATGGAGAGTCACCTGGCATCCACATTGGCTGACTTTGAGCTGAAGCTGGAGAAGGAGGTTTTGGAGCCCCTCAATAAACTCAGCGAG GAAGACCTTCCGGAGATTCTCAAAAACAAGAAGCTGTTTGCCAAACTCACAATGGACTGGCACAGTGCACGAAACAG GTCGCTGGGCAGTTCCGGCCCTCAGGCCAGGCAGGACGGGttgagggaggaggtggaggaggccTGGAGGAGACTGGAAAGCATCAAG GACCAGTATTCTGCAGATCTCTATCACTTTGCCACTAAAGAAGATGACTATGCCAACTATTTTATTCGT CTGCTGGAACTACAGGCAGAATATCATAAGAACTCCCATGACTTCCTTGAACGAAACATCAGTGAGCTGAAAGAGAACCACAGCCAAACAG AATCCCAGGAGTACAGCTCTAACGGAAAGGTTTACGGGGAGCCCCTGCTGAGTCACTTGTACAACAGCAGCAGGGAGATTGCCGTTCCCATCCAGGAGTGTGTCCACATGCTTCTGCACACCGGCATGAGAGAAGAG GGCCTGTTTCGCCTGGCGGCAGCAGCCTCTGTGGTAAAGAAACTGAAGAGCAGTTTGGATAGAGGGGTGGTGAACCACAGCGAGTTCACTGACCCTCACGCAGTTGCAG GGGCTTTGAAATCCTACTTGAGAGAGCTTCCTGAACCCCTCATGACATTTGACCTCTACAATGACTGGTTTAAAGCAGCAGG GGAGAAAGAACTGGAAGACAAACTTACACAGTTTAAAGCTGTGCTAAAGAAGTTACCATCGGAAAACTACAACAACCTCCG GTACCTGGTACAGTTCCTGTCGTGTCTCTCAGAGCAGCAGGCGGTTAACCGGATGAGTCCCAGTAACATCGCCATAGTGCTGGGCCCCAATCTGCTGTGGCCTCGCGTGGAAGG GGAGGCTGCTTTGTTGGACATGGCGTCTGCCTCCTCTGTCCAGGTCGTGACCGTGGTCGAACCTCTTATACAATACTCTAGCAGCCTGTTCCCAGAAG CGGTGGACTTTCAAGTTCCTGAGCTTCCTGGGGTGCCTGACTTGCACCTGTCAACACCTGAATGCTCAGAGACTCAGAAAGAGAGGCTCTCCAGCACtacctcctcttcttcttcctgcTCCTCTCCTTGTCATCCACCACTCTGTAAACCAAGCAG CTCTGCCTCACAGGACAGTGGCCCTTTCATTGTCAAGTCGGGTTCTGTTGTTCGTAGAACCACCACCTGGGAGAATCCTGCCTCAGACTTACCAGGCTCAAACCTAACGCACCTCACCCCTGACTTAGTCCGGACCCAGAGCCTATCCTCTGTCACCATCCCAGCTGTGGTTCACAACCCATCCCAACCACCCAGCCTCAAACAGACTCCTAGCCCCACCTTGCTTCACTCCCCACCACTTGTGTCTGGCTGTAGTCCGACCCAAAAGCCTGTCCCCGATCCAAGCTCACTAGAACCCATTCTAGAGGCCCCACCGGACTCCCCCAGAGCTGTAATGAAGATCGACTCACCGTTTAAAG CTAGAAGATCCTTCCTTCAAAAAAAGCAGCCCATCCAGGGGAAAGAGCAGGTGGTTGTTGCATTCTTCAATCCAAAGGTCCCACCTCCTCCAGCCCCAAAAGAGGCAGCAGAAACCCAGCCTCAACGTCCACCCAAGGGACTGAATCTCCCACCCAAGAAGGCCCCAAGCAGAAAGGGTCCAATCAGGCCTCCCAAAATCCCTCCTCCCAAACCCCCAGTACTGGAGAGTAAACAGGTGACCTCTATAGCCCAGTGA